The proteins below are encoded in one region of Coturnix japonica isolate 7356 chromosome 10, Coturnix japonica 2.1, whole genome shotgun sequence:
- the PPCDC gene encoding phosphopantothenoylcysteine decarboxylase isoform X3, with protein sequence MEPSSHAETSPSVPREKFHVLVGVTGSVAALKLPLLISGLLEIPGLWKGRSDPVLHIELRRWADLMVVAPLDANTLAKLANGICDNLLTCVIRAWDLHKPLLFCPAMNTAMWEHPITAQQVEQLKGFGYTEIPCVVKKLVCGDEAHSLLQELLPRIKLVQIQSSFLSNVGLTVESLEWSWSHGRSVDHSGKREKGP encoded by the exons ATGGAGCCCTCCTCACATGCAGAAACGAGTCCATCTGTGCCACGGGAAAAATTCCATGTCCTGGTGGGTGTGACTGGGAGTGTGGCTGCCCTGAAACTGCCTCTCCTCATCTCTGGATTGCTGGAAATCCCTGGG CTGTGGAAGGGCCGTTCTGACCCAGTCCTGCACATCGAGCTCCGGCGGTGGGCTGACCTCATGGTGGTGGCCCCTCTTGATGCAAACACACTGGCAAAGCTGGCAAACGGTATCTGTGACAACCTGCTG ACTTGTGTCATCCGTGCTTGGGACCTGCACAAACCCCTGCTGTTCTGCCCGGCTATGAACACGGCCATGTGGGAGCATCCCATCACAGCTCAGCAGGTGGAGCAGCTGAAAGGCTTTGGCTACACAGAGATCCCCTGTGTGGTGAAGAAACTAGTGTGTGGAGATGAAG CACACAGTCTTCTCCAAGAATTACTCCCAAGAATCAAGCTGGTGCAAATCCAGAGCAGCTTTCTTTCTAATGTAGGCCTAACTGTGGAGTCATTGGAATG
- the PPCDC gene encoding phosphopantothenoylcysteine decarboxylase isoform X1, which produces MEPSSHAETSPSVPREKFHVLVGVTGSVAALKLPLLISGLLEIPGLEVKVVTTERAKHFYNPQEIPVTLYSDEDEWQLWKGRSDPVLHIELRRWADLMVVAPLDANTLAKLANGICDNLLTCVIRAWDLHKPLLFCPAMNTAMWEHPITAQQVEQLKGFGYTEIPCVVKKLVCGDEAHSLLQELLPRIKLVQIQSSFLSNVGLTVESLEWSWSHGRSVDHSGKREKGP; this is translated from the exons ATGGAGCCCTCCTCACATGCAGAAACGAGTCCATCTGTGCCACGGGAAAAATTCCATGTCCTGGTGGGTGTGACTGGGAGTGTGGCTGCCCTGAAACTGCCTCTCCTCATCTCTGGATTGCTGGAAATCCCTGGG CTTGAAGTGAAGGTGGTGACAACTGAGAGAGCAAAGCATTTCTACAACCCCCAGGAAATTCCTGTCACCCTCTACAGTGATGAAGATGAATGGCAG CTGTGGAAGGGCCGTTCTGACCCAGTCCTGCACATCGAGCTCCGGCGGTGGGCTGACCTCATGGTGGTGGCCCCTCTTGATGCAAACACACTGGCAAAGCTGGCAAACGGTATCTGTGACAACCTGCTG ACTTGTGTCATCCGTGCTTGGGACCTGCACAAACCCCTGCTGTTCTGCCCGGCTATGAACACGGCCATGTGGGAGCATCCCATCACAGCTCAGCAGGTGGAGCAGCTGAAAGGCTTTGGCTACACAGAGATCCCCTGTGTGGTGAAGAAACTAGTGTGTGGAGATGAAG CACACAGTCTTCTCCAAGAATTACTCCCAAGAATCAAGCTGGTGCAAATCCAGAGCAGCTTTCTTTCTAATGTAGGCCTAACTGTGGAGTCATTGGAATG